A part of Salmo salar chromosome ssa18, Ssal_v3.1, whole genome shotgun sequence genomic DNA contains:
- the LOC106578074 gene encoding polyadenylate-binding protein-interacting protein 2B isoform X2 gives MSGPEVVKTPGGGAPGKEGKEPVANGHPGEGDQGGDDPFAEYMWMENEDVYNRQVEEELLEQEFLERCFQEMLDEEDQDWFIPARDLPSGVGQIQQQLNGLSVSDGGNAEEMARKSNLNPDAKEFIPGVKY, from the exons ATGAGTGGTCCCGAGGTAGTGAAGACGCCGGGGGGTGGGGCTCCGGGGAAGGAAGGCAAGGAGCCTGTAGCAAATGGGCATCCAGGAGAGGGTGATCAGGGAGGAGACGATCCCTTTGCTGAGTACATGTGGATGGAGAACGAGGATGTctacaacagacag gttgAAGAGGAGTTGTTGGAGCAGGAGTTCTTGGAGCGTTGTTTCCAGGAGATGTTGGATGAGGAGGACCAGGATTGGTTCATCCCGGCCAGGGACCTCCCCTCGGGGGTGGGCCAGATCCAGCAGCAGCTTAACGGCCTGTCAGTCAGCGACGGAGGAAACGCAGAGGAGATGGCG AGGAAGAGCAACTTGAACCCCGATGCGAAGGAGTTCATTCCAGGAGTGAAATACTAG
- the LOC106578074 gene encoding polyadenylate-binding protein-interacting protein 2B isoform X1 produces MPEPSEMSGPEVVKTPGGGAPGKEGKEPVANGHPGEGDQGGDDPFAEYMWMENEDVYNRQVEEELLEQEFLERCFQEMLDEEDQDWFIPARDLPSGVGQIQQQLNGLSVSDGGNAEEMARKSNLNPDAKEFIPGVKY; encoded by the exons ATGCCAG AGCCGTCGGAGATGAGTGGTCCCGAGGTAGTGAAGACGCCGGGGGGTGGGGCTCCGGGGAAGGAAGGCAAGGAGCCTGTAGCAAATGGGCATCCAGGAGAGGGTGATCAGGGAGGAGACGATCCCTTTGCTGAGTACATGTGGATGGAGAACGAGGATGTctacaacagacag gttgAAGAGGAGTTGTTGGAGCAGGAGTTCTTGGAGCGTTGTTTCCAGGAGATGTTGGATGAGGAGGACCAGGATTGGTTCATCCCGGCCAGGGACCTCCCCTCGGGGGTGGGCCAGATCCAGCAGCAGCTTAACGGCCTGTCAGTCAGCGACGGAGGAAACGCAGAGGAGATGGCG AGGAAGAGCAACTTGAACCCCGATGCGAAGGAGTTCATTCCAGGAGTGAAATACTAG